The sequence tccccttggtcgtgacacatttcgattgtgagtcagtgtacaccagatgttcaaaagtgcctgagcggagTAATCagtggcccttacacgtgacaatattattgtcaatccaaagtattgtcaagaACATCAATCCAATTGGGAGTCCgagtttttcgagaaaatcaagcgtttggcactttaaatattgcaactgaatattaaaatattgagagaaaaggtcattgcacatattcaacagtttctctctggagagaaagtattgtcggattgatgatcagttttgattttttgacaatatttttagtcaatccaatgaagtttccattactttCAACATGCAACTAAACTACTATGTGTGGAAGTTTCGGACGCTGTTATTCACGCCATTTTCGGCTCCAAAAGGTAACAAAGAGTACATGATTTTGTCATCATCGAACCAACTGCATACTGCAAAAGAGATCAAATTTGATTAGTAGATCGCTTCTCTTCCTTAGATCGAAGTGTAGTATTTGTTATAGCATGGACAATGCCTAACAAGTTTGGCACTCTCAGAAATAGGAACATATCTATTTTGTTGATCCTATTCTGTGTATTGTTGCCTCTACTTGTCAAACATTACCCATAGCACCATTAGTGTGCATCCTTCTCCATTGAGTAAGGATACAGACAAGTCCTGGGACCATGACAGCATCATTCAATCTGCCTCAAGGTTGTGCTAACGCCAAGGGACCAAAGATTAGAAAACgaacataaataataaaaactgttgggtagcaacataatttcctcatattgaaagattaaattcggcctgatacaaattaatAACGGGGAAGGATTGCATTTTAGACAGGGTtgtaaagctgattggaaccttCTTCTTATCAAAAAATActataaggaaactataagtGAAGTTCGCGCTTTAGGTAGAACATCCGGTTAGGATGAACAATAGAGAGAAGATTTATTCTATCAAAATgggagcggcggcctcttgcatatcaACGTGtaataccgctgacagacatgtgatttccgtacaatgatttctgtacaacgttgtacgcgtacaacgatgaggtgacagacatgttttgcgcacagaatgaatgtactgtgaaacgaaaaaactcaaaatttagcttaatttcccagctccgatgatcgataatatagaaaccaaaaatttttgtggattgaagattattactagcaactaatttatgacagatataatcttgtctctctgtcttagctattaaactatttgtgtgtgagtgttcattggatgacagtatcactcatatcaaatttaatgattttaaggtacatttttgacacgtttgttctgggatacaggattttttccttcattgtttaaatgttagagaaaattagatgttcataattttgatgttctaccgtaaaattcactgataaaaaataaaaacaaatataaatatagaatggaggaaatatgaaaggcttttagaactaattttcggaacacgagcactatttttttttgcaacgacgctgatttctaccaaaatggtgatgaaccactaaattttgtttgtaaatcttaccgacttttgctaaatccgcataaatttcacggtgttcagtcataattccttttttcacccgcatattcacgttaaaaataagagcgcataaactattaagattgagtctcaaaatagtaaataaattatattataaagatattattagtatgtaaccatcagaaacggcatggcacacacatatttcagaaaaatccggtcaacgtaacagtttattcatcacgaaattttcataaaaaagattatgttcatcataaagctgaatttaaaaccttcttgaattttaaatcattccgaaatagatttgatatAGGTTTGATGCTATTATATAATAGCATAGTGCTTCAGAAATCTGATGAAAAACGGTCTACTACACTGGAATATAAtctgataatggttttattaggattttgagaagtttaaagttgttatgctatatttatgaagtaacactgtAAACTATTACAAGTATTTCTTAAATTAAATGTGTAACTTGGTACGTATTCTGCTTCAATTTACtcacactgaaagacatgattcgctgttctttctattcatacccaaaataagactctttctaaacgatttaaaaacaagttttctttccatcgaacggcattcaacccaatgacacaagacgaagtaataagaagatttagagtttccagaagtgaatataggggaccaatgttattaaatggaatttcgataggtcatcaataaacaggatgtttacacaattggtttattgatgtattggatatttatcgtttattattaccacatgtgcaatcaaaatatgaatcattatgtttttaaatacatttacttgtcattgaatagaaagcaattactcaatagtgctgattttgtgaacaaatatgaataaattgttttccatatttgtatttcaaaacttcaccaaattgatgaatatttcttggtttgactgctttttgaaaatatgcttcaaagtatataagttttatgctgccgagatttttttaaatatgacgatggttgtttattatttgatgctcagaagaatttgtttcatgagttcaccatcgctcgccaatggcgctggtagcagtaaacagtgatgtgattttgcgcagtacaacgatgaatgaccgtagtacggaaatcacccttgtatcatgatgctcacgtgataccaccgtgattcagggtgacagacatgtgatttcatggtgtacagtgataccgatatcacatgtctgtcataagcataacaGTCTCGTTATCCCGGTCTATTGAACGTTCATTCTTATGTCATcttaatttgaaattggaaacGCCGTGTATTACCAAATGTATTTGAGCATTGAAAACAAACATTACTTTGAGATCTTTAGCAAGATAAGCTCTTTGACTTTTTCATACTCGAAATAACGTGGAAAATCCAGAGATACTTGTGTAAGTTTCCATCTGGTGATTCCCAACCGATTATTTCTTCGGAAAAATACTCTCAAAAAATGCTCATAGCTTGGTGCAACAGAATCCATATCCTCCACAGTGAACACATATCTTTTTTCTAAAGCTATATAAACAGCTTTCAATTTCGGTAAATTTATGAGTAACTCTTCCAGAGTAAGTACAAAGGCTTCCGTTATATTATCATCGTAAATCactgaaattatttgaattcaGATACATTACTTAAAGAAATGTTCAACCTACCGTCAGCAGTTATTACGTATTCTACATCATGTAACCGTTTCTTAAGTTCATCAGAATATCTTTCGTACCTCACTGTAAAGTCCAATTCAGTGACAGTAACGTTGCATTTTGGATTTTTAAGAGCACTATTTTTTGTTAAATtggcttctatgagttctaAAAGACCACCGACATTGATGTCTACgcttttaataaaaatatattagtGTTGgacttttttattttcaatatcacGCACCTGTGCAAATAACATCACGAGCATAAAAACTGGATACTATGCTTGTTAGTCCGACACCAGATCCTAACTctaatatttttctatttttaaactttttctcattatgtaGAATATAGTCCGCAAGCAATAACGCGCCtctccaaatttgcaaaccaacGAGATTCAGTTTCGTGGACTTACGGTGCTCTGCAGAGTAATTAGAATTTTGTTTCTGTAACATCACAATCGGGTTTTATCAAATTTACCTATCTCGATTACTCCACTAGATCTTCTCTTTAAAATTAAATCACCATCCTTATCTTCTAATGTCGTAGATTCcaagtgatttttttcactcataTGTTTATCTGAGTTATTCCCTGACTTTCCGCATTGTTCCCCAGTGGCATTAAATACATTAATGTCGTCGCTCTCCGCACTGTTTCCATTATGCAGTGTTCTTTTGTATGTATCGGgatagaaaaatttaaatttagataTGCTGCCTGAAAATCATAATGTATATTGCTAAAACAAAATGTGTAAATTAGTCTGAAAATAGCACTCACTTCCATTCGTAGTGCTCGTTGTAGCAAAATCAGTTTCTGCATATAATTCCGATGTTACCTCGAAGGTCGTCATAAGATGATGTATTGTGTGCGAAGTAATATGATACTAAAATATTGTTAAATTAGACACATCGTTTCAAGAATGTTATTATTGTAGGTACCTACAATCGAAAAAGCTCAAATATTAATGCGGCGACCAATGGTTCATTCAGCAACCACATCTGAATCTAGACTAAGTGGCCGCCTGAAAGTAACAAAGGAGCAAATGGTTTGTttataaataaatcaatttttataTACACACACTGGTTGACTACCAGCTGACCAAATATGTTTCTCTATAATCAACACTCGCAGGGTTTCCATTTCTCCGCTCAATCTTTATGTGTAATATTTCTACTGCATTGATCTGAATACATAACGCATATTTGTCTTAAACATGAATTCATTAAAGAATATCACAAGGAGAAATTTATTGTAAACTAGTAATTGCGAGCGTGTTTATAACACGGCCCTTAGGAATGTATAATCGTGCTACTGTCAAAACAATTGTATATTGGTACCACGATGCGAATATATTTTATAACGTTCGAAAAGGCCTATTGTGCTTAGTTTTGTTATTTGTAGGAGATAGATATTAttttaatagaatttgaagaacGTTCAAAACAGCAAATAGACAAAGAGTAGAGGaaacaaatattgaaatatacatATCATGTCGCGCAGATCAAACGAAGTTCATTGCCAAACCCGAAAGAGAAGCGATGACCTGTTGAACACGTTGAACAATCATACACCGAGGAAAAAAACGTAATAATTTCTAAAGATACAATTTAACAAACTGCACCATATATTTTATTCCCAAATCTTATGTGATTTCATTCGCAATGAAACAGCAATGAATTGCGAAACTAATGTTGTATTCACGTAGAACCGGCTCATGAAGTCTTTCATTAATTACCGTTCTTCTCTGTGTTAAATTGGTGATTAAATGGAACAAGTTAGGACTTTCGATTTGACGATTTTGGTGTAGTCCGTGAGTTTGTGCTAattttcgtttgattttttgcACTTATGATGAGAAccaacttttcatttgttgttcAAACTTATACCATGGCCGTATCGCTAGCTTAGAGCAAATTCTATAGGTCCCATTCCTACCCAAAACTCCAACTCCGCGGCACCTATGGAAGAGAAAGAGTCAGAAAGTGGGCATTTATCCTTCTCCGTGAACGTTGGAATGGAAACAATTCTTAattggaataaaacaattcccaATACTATTTCCTAAGCAACTCTTATTCATAAATCAGCCGAAAATACGATGGTATCAGTGTGTAATCCGTCAAGACTTTCGTCGCAGCACTACGCATGTGAGTTTATTTGGAATCAAACAGAAATAATCGTAATTTTAACCTTCAATCCGAATTGCAAATATTTCAGATTTATAAGGTATATTCAAGATTTATCTCATCGATAGATACTTATCAAATCAGATTTTTCGTCAGACTTTGCAGATCTTATctgattttcaaaatgtattcatATGAAATCAAAGGGGAATTCAGTTACTTTTACAATAAATTTGCTTGAGATTTTCTCATTCCGCAGTTTTTCTTAATTCTTGTAAATTGTAAAAATTCTTGGATAATATCTATGTTTGGCTCACGttgtatttttaaaatttttgattttctaaACTGCTTGAAATTATGTCAGAAAACCTGTTAAAGTGTgaatttcaagcagtttcaatttttcaaccgcGCTTATTCCACATTATTCTGTATCATTCAACATGGCTGCTGTCATTCCAACCCACATTGTCaaatccgaatcaattccaaatcGGCGAAAaactttcatacggaattccatgtggaaatcatagtgaattccgaataaataaataaataaactccgGTGCAactaccgattccgaatgaatttcgtctTCAACCGGAAAATCTATCGGAATTTATTGAGAAGATGCGgaatgaattgtcaattcgttttcttcttattctttcccgatttttttttgttttcgtgctaaatttctaaataaaaaattatacaaccgatacaaataaattcaaatcttcggatatacagaactagtaaataaccagttcatcTTAGAATACCAGCATAAACCATCGAAATTCACTGGAAATGAGCAAAAAGTCCTACTAAGGTCAgctccatccattcctctagctcaaGTGTAAATAAATGGCGTAAGTCGCCtgacttttacactaacacattcataaaatgagcaaaatatcaatgacatttatactgtcactgtcaatcaggtagATCGAGCACCCAAAAACGAGCAATAGAtcaaggctgtgaaccatttcgctattaattttaacttttggttgaaatctgacactcgagtggttattctgatgttgtcaaaaattaaaactactcgaggttatttttgacagatcgatggttattttccgacattgaaaaaaatcttgctatGAAAATTGTAGTATAAATTCTGTAGttaaaagttatttgggtttattttgcactggaaataattttgactaaagaattgatattaCAATTTTCTTTaccagatttttttcagtgtaggaaaatatccatcgatctgtcaaaaatgacCATGCTttccattcgtaaccgaatgttcgaagtgagcacacgcgtttttttaacaatcgacatcggtaagacgaaggtgcctatcacagcagaggctgtagtataggcattaaataaaagtgataaaaagtagcatccccgcaagtgagttctgtctgtgcaccggttttgtatcggtatcgacagtagacgctattgtgctatcctcgggcagcagttatttctattgtttgctacccgcatcgcagcagccaaatcctgagtcaaggtcacgctgaagcacaacgaaggagtgaaggagcaactcacctaacagcttaccgtgacatactgttaagtattttctcaaactttttctttcaacttttactattcatatattttcttttcattttatttctttctttctcatttcaagtgcgggagacttctttactcccgcactttaaatatgaatattgatgacagtggg comes from Malaya genurostris strain Urasoe2022 chromosome 3, Malgen_1.1, whole genome shotgun sequence and encodes:
- the LOC131437434 gene encoding methyltransferase-like protein 22; the protein is MTTFEVTSELYAETDFATTSTTNGSSISKFKFFYPDTYKRTLHNGNSAESDDINVFNATGEQCGKSGNNSDKHMSEKNHLESTTLEDKDGDLILKRRSSGVIEIEHRKSTKLNLVGLQIWRGALLLADYILHNEKKFKNRKILELGSGVGLTSIVSSFYARDVICTDINVGGLLELIEANLTKNSALKNPKCNVTVTELDFTVRYERYSDELKKRLHDVEYVITADVIYDDNITEAFVLTLEELLINLPKLKAVYIALEKRYVFTVEDMDSVAPSYEHFLRVFFRRNNRLGITRWKLTQVSLDFPRYFEYEKVKELILLKISK